Proteins from one Aureimonas sp. SA4125 genomic window:
- the glmU gene encoding bifunctional UDP-N-acetylglucosamine diphosphorylase/glucosamine-1-phosphate N-acetyltransferase GlmU — protein sequence MNRTCLSIILAAGEGTRMKSARAKVLHEVAGLSMVGHVARTAEAAGSTRTALVIGRDAATVAAAVGVSIPGLSTHVQLERLGTGHAVLAARDAIAEGFDDVLILFGDTPLVRPETLARARETLAVGAAVCVVGFRTATPRGYGRLIERDGELLAIREERDASEDERRIEFCNGGVMALRGDIALELLLAIGNANAKGEYYLTDAIEIARARGETVRAIEADADEVLGVNTRVELAAVETIWQQRRRREMMLAGVSMIAPETVFFAHDTDIAAEVLLEPNIVFGPGVSIGAGSVIHAFSHIEGARLGEGVAIGPFARLRPGTSLAGGAKVGNFCEVKNAEVGPGAKVNHLSYIGDASVGAHANIGAGTITCNYDGALKHHTAIGANAFIGSNSALVAPVSIGAGAYVGSGSVITEDVPDDALAIGRGRQVTKPGRGREIAERNAAAKAARGKPAS from the coding sequence ATGAACCGCACCTGCCTCTCCATCATCCTCGCCGCCGGAGAAGGCACGCGGATGAAATCCGCCCGTGCCAAGGTTCTGCACGAGGTGGCGGGCCTGTCGATGGTCGGCCATGTCGCGCGGACGGCCGAGGCGGCGGGCTCGACGCGCACGGCGCTCGTCATCGGCCGCGACGCGGCGACGGTTGCCGCCGCCGTCGGCGTTTCCATTCCCGGCCTGTCGACGCATGTGCAGCTGGAGCGGCTCGGCACCGGCCATGCCGTGCTGGCCGCTCGCGACGCCATCGCGGAGGGCTTCGATGACGTGCTGATCCTTTTCGGCGACACGCCGCTGGTCAGGCCCGAAACGCTCGCGCGGGCGCGGGAGACACTGGCCGTGGGAGCCGCGGTCTGCGTTGTCGGCTTCCGCACAGCGACGCCGCGGGGCTATGGCCGGCTGATCGAGCGGGACGGCGAGCTTCTCGCCATTCGCGAGGAGCGCGATGCCAGCGAGGACGAGCGCCGGATCGAATTCTGCAACGGCGGCGTCATGGCGCTGCGCGGCGACATCGCGCTCGAACTTCTCCTGGCGATCGGCAATGCCAACGCCAAGGGCGAATATTATCTGACCGACGCCATCGAGATCGCCCGCGCCCGCGGCGAAACTGTCCGCGCGATCGAAGCGGATGCCGACGAGGTTCTGGGCGTCAACACGCGGGTGGAACTCGCCGCGGTCGAGACGATCTGGCAGCAGCGGCGCCGGCGCGAGATGATGCTGGCGGGCGTCTCGATGATCGCGCCGGAGACGGTCTTCTTCGCGCACGATACCGACATCGCCGCCGAGGTTCTGCTGGAGCCGAACATCGTCTTCGGACCCGGCGTCTCGATCGGCGCGGGCAGTGTCATCCACGCCTTTTCGCATATCGAAGGAGCCCGCCTCGGCGAAGGCGTCGCCATCGGACCGTTTGCCCGGCTGCGGCCGGGCACGAGCCTGGCCGGGGGCGCCAAGGTCGGCAATTTCTGCGAGGTGAAGAACGCCGAGGTCGGCCCGGGCGCCAAGGTCAACCATCTCAGCTATATCGGCGACGCCTCGGTCGGCGCCCATGCCAATATCGGCGCCGGCACGATCACCTGCAATTATGATGGCGCGCTGAAGCACCATACGGCCATCGGCGCGAACGCCTTCATCGGCTCGAACTCGGCCCTCGTCGCCCCGGTCAGCATCGGCGCGGGCGCCTATGTCGGCAGCGGCAGCGTCATCACCGAGGACGTGCCGGATGACGCTCTCGCCATCGGGCGAGGGCGTCAGGTGACGAAGCCCGGCCGCGGTCGCGAGATCGCCGAGCGCAATGCCGCCGCCAAGGCAGCGCGCGGCAAGCCTGCCAGCTGA
- a CDS encoding cytochrome c biogenesis CcdA family protein has protein sequence MDDLSYPTAVLAGALSFLSPCVLPLVPPYLCYMAGVSVEELRAGPQMRSVGAQAVGAQAMESVPSGRLGTNGYIRVLATALVFVLGFSTVFVALGVGASSVGQILRQNLDWLGIIAGLAIIVMGLNFLGVFRIAFLSGEARFRAPDKPRSVLGAYLMGLAFAFGWTPCIGPVLGAILGLAGTHDTVGAGAVMLGLYSAGLGIPFLLAAAFSGVFLRLIGRFRRHLGLVEKAMGVFLVLTGILFLTGGMQTISFWLLETFPALMNVEAIAT, from the coding sequence ATCGACGATCTGTCCTATCCGACGGCGGTGCTGGCCGGAGCGCTCTCCTTCCTGTCGCCCTGCGTCTTGCCGCTGGTGCCCCCCTATCTCTGCTACATGGCCGGCGTCTCGGTGGAGGAGCTGAGGGCCGGGCCGCAAATGCGCTCGGTCGGAGCGCAGGCGGTCGGGGCGCAAGCCATGGAATCGGTGCCGTCGGGGCGCCTCGGCACAAACGGCTATATCAGGGTGCTGGCGACGGCCCTTGTCTTCGTCCTCGGCTTTTCCACCGTCTTCGTGGCGCTCGGCGTCGGTGCGAGCTCGGTCGGGCAGATCCTCCGCCAGAACCTCGACTGGCTCGGCATCATCGCGGGCCTTGCGATCATCGTCATGGGGCTGAATTTCCTCGGCGTCTTCCGGATCGCCTTCCTTTCCGGCGAGGCGCGGTTCCGCGCGCCCGACAAGCCGCGCAGCGTGCTGGGCGCCTATCTGATGGGTCTGGCCTTCGCCTTCGGCTGGACGCCCTGCATCGGACCTGTCCTCGGCGCCATTCTCGGCCTGGCGGGTACGCATGACACGGTCGGCGCGGGCGCGGTGATGCTCGGTCTGTATTCGGCCGGGCTTGGCATCCCCTTTCTCCTCGCCGCCGCCTTCTCCGGCGTCTTTCTCCGACTGATCGGCCGGTTCCGGCGGCATCTCGGGCTCGTCGAGAAGGCGATGGGCGTCTTTCTGGTGCTGACCGGAATCCTGTTCCTCACCGGCGGCATGCAGACAATCTCCTTCTGGCTCCTGGAGACCTTCCCGGCGCTGATGAACGTCGAGGCGATCGCCACCTGA